One segment of Paenibacillus rhizovicinus DNA contains the following:
- the hppD gene encoding 4-hydroxyphenylpyruvate dioxygenase: MKKQRKIDQRASDFFPVRGIDHIELYVGNAKQAAHYLSKGFGFQVTAYAGLETGESSKVSYVLEQNQARFAVTGSLSPDHPVAEFVKKHGDGVKDIAMRIDDVEKAYHEAVSRGGIPVMAPHEVTDADGTVTMAVIGTYGDTVHTLIDRSKYKGLFLPKYVHCELNIPHQPVGLVGFDHIVGNVEQMEEWVQYYQNVMGFKQMIHFDDKDISTEYSALMSKVMYSGGRIKFPINEPANGKRKSQIQEFLDFYHGAGVQHVAILTNDIVSTITALQQNGIEFLNSPDSYYDMLTERVGAIDEDIAKLRELNILVDRDDEGYLLQIFSKPIVDRPTLFMEIIQRKGAVGFGEGNFKALFESIEREQARRGNL, from the coding sequence ATGAAGAAACAACGAAAGATCGACCAGCGCGCATCGGATTTCTTTCCGGTACGGGGAATCGACCATATTGAGCTGTATGTCGGCAATGCCAAGCAAGCGGCGCATTACTTAAGCAAAGGCTTCGGTTTTCAAGTGACGGCCTATGCAGGGCTGGAAACCGGCGAATCCAGCAAGGTCTCTTACGTGCTCGAGCAAAATCAAGCGCGGTTCGCGGTGACCGGCTCGTTATCGCCCGATCATCCCGTCGCGGAGTTCGTCAAGAAGCACGGCGACGGCGTGAAAGATATCGCGATGCGGATCGACGACGTGGAGAAAGCCTATCATGAGGCGGTATCGCGCGGAGGGATTCCGGTCATGGCGCCGCACGAAGTTACGGATGCCGACGGAACGGTAACGATGGCCGTGATCGGCACTTATGGGGACACCGTGCACACGCTCATTGACCGCAGCAAGTATAAAGGATTGTTTTTGCCGAAATACGTCCATTGCGAGCTGAACATCCCGCATCAGCCGGTCGGCTTGGTCGGCTTCGATCATATCGTCGGCAATGTCGAACAGATGGAAGAATGGGTGCAGTATTACCAGAATGTCATGGGCTTCAAGCAAATGATCCATTTCGACGACAAGGACATTTCAACGGAGTATTCCGCGCTGATGTCGAAGGTGATGTACAGCGGCGGCCGCATTAAATTTCCGATCAATGAGCCGGCGAACGGGAAGCGCAAATCGCAGATTCAAGAATTTCTGGACTTCTATCATGGCGCGGGCGTGCAGCATGTCGCGATATTGACGAACGACATCGTCTCCACGATAACGGCCTTGCAGCAGAACGGGATCGAGTTCTTGAACTCCCCGGACAGTTATTACGACATGCTGACGGAGCGGGTAGGCGCGATCGATGAAGATATCGCCAAGCTGCGGGAACTAAATATTCTGGTCGACCGCGACGACGAAGGCTACTTGCTGCAAATTTTCTCGAAACCGATCGTGGATCGTCCGACCTTGTTCATGGAAATCATTCAGCGCAAAGGGGCAGTCGGTTTCGGGGAAGGCAACTTCAAAGCGTTGTTCGAATCGATCGAGCGTGAGCAAGCGCGCAGAGGCAATTTGTAG
- a CDS encoding homogentisate 1,2-dioxygenase, translated as MPFYHRMGTIPPKRHTQFRRPDGGLFREQVMGTKGFSGIQSILYHRHAPAEITKARLLSACKPAYEPQGALRHRHIRTNSLQRQGDAVAGRQYVLGNEDLIIGVANVSEAMDYYYRNGDGDELLFVHEGTGKVETMYGALRYRPGDYIVLPIGTIYRIIPDTDTESGAEAGVESGVEAGAEGTVTSVKNVRNKFLVVETNSWITAPKRYRNEHGQLLENSPYCERDIRVPEVLETFAEPGEVEVRIKKDGYLHSHVLSHHPLDVVGWDGFLYPWILNIQDFEPITGRIHMPPPIHQTFEGNQFVICSFCPRMYDYHPLAIPAPYYHSNVDSDEVLYYVKGNFGSRKGIEEGSITIHPAGIPHGPHPGKAEESIGKKETSELAVMIDTFRPLHVVEGIQGAEDPNYAYSWVTQIRSPDASSARDQ; from the coding sequence ATGCCGTTCTATCATCGAATGGGGACGATACCGCCAAAGAGACATACGCAATTTCGCCGGCCCGACGGCGGTTTGTTCCGCGAACAAGTGATGGGGACGAAAGGGTTCTCGGGCATTCAATCGATTCTCTATCATCGACATGCGCCGGCGGAAATCACCAAAGCTCGCTTGCTGTCCGCGTGCAAGCCAGCCTATGAACCGCAAGGCGCGCTGAGGCATAGGCATATTCGCACGAACAGCTTGCAGAGACAAGGCGATGCAGTAGCCGGGAGACAATATGTGCTCGGCAACGAGGATTTAATCATCGGCGTCGCCAACGTCTCCGAAGCGATGGATTATTACTATCGTAATGGGGACGGCGATGAATTGTTGTTCGTCCATGAAGGCACCGGCAAAGTCGAGACGATGTACGGTGCCTTGCGCTATCGGCCCGGCGATTATATCGTGCTGCCGATCGGGACGATTTATCGGATTATTCCGGACACGGACACGGAATCAGGCGCGGAAGCGGGAGTGGAATCGGGCGTGGAAGCGGGCGCTGAAGGAACCGTCACGAGCGTGAAGAACGTCCGGAACAAGTTCCTCGTCGTGGAAACGAACAGCTGGATTACGGCGCCGAAGCGATACCGCAATGAACACGGGCAGCTGCTGGAGAACAGCCCGTACTGCGAGCGGGATATCCGCGTTCCGGAAGTTTTGGAAACGTTTGCGGAGCCGGGCGAGGTCGAAGTTCGCATCAAGAAAGACGGTTATCTCCATTCGCATGTCTTATCCCATCATCCGCTGGACGTGGTCGGGTGGGACGGATTTTTGTATCCATGGATCTTGAATATTCAAGATTTCGAACCGATTACGGGACGGATCCATATGCCGCCGCCGATTCATCAGACGTTCGAAGGCAATCAGTTCGTCATCTGTTCGTTCTGTCCGCGCATGTACGATTATCACCCGCTGGCCATTCCCGCCCCGTACTATCACAGCAATGTCGACAGCGACGAAGTGCTGTATTACGTGAAGGGCAATTTCGGCAGCCGCAAAGGGATCGAGGAAGGCTCGATAACGATTCATCCGGCAGGCATTCCTCATGGGCCTCATCCCGGCAAAGCGGAAGAGAGCATCGGCAAGAAGGAAACGAGCGAGCTGGCCGTCATGATCGATACGTTCCGTCCTCTGCATGTCGTCGAGGGCATCCAGGGAGCCGAGGATCCGAATTACGCCTACAGTTGGGTGACTCAAATCCGATCGCCGGATGCCTCTTCCGCGCGGGACCAATAG
- a CDS encoding AMP-binding protein — protein sequence MGHKPVWYPNKTEMEQTRLFRFMHKHGFDDYDAFYRQSIGDISWFWDAVVQDMDIAWERKYEQVVTMTSGIRWPSWFVGGRLNAADNAVDKWLQDAAVSARQAIIWEGEDGATSSFTYRELAEEVNGAAHGLRRLGIQQGDRVALYMPMIPETVAALLAIAKLGAICIPVYSGYGADAAAKRIAGAGCKLILTADGYYRRGKIVRMKEEADKAADASASVSKVVVVRRLGTPVPWRQERDVEWTSLTEGEGSEHSKAAPFDAVPMNSGDPLMILYTSGTTGAPKGIVHTHSGFPIKAAFDAGYAMDFRPGNVMLWITDMGWMMGPFLVYGTLFNAGTMVLYEGVPDFPGPERLFGLVQRHAVTHLGISPTLIRGIMKHGDACYRDCDISSLRVIGSTGEPWNLEPWLWLFNEVGKGRVPIVNYSGGTEISGGILGNVLLKPIAPVGFNSPIPGMCADVWSQEGKPVIGEVGELVLKRPWLGMAGGFWQEPERYEHTYWSRWPDIWVHGDWVHRDEDGYWTITGRSDDTLNVAGKRLGPAELESLLVEHPQVAEAAVIGVPDETKGEAAVCFVVVNQVLSEGRQSMELTAALFNWIAERLGKAFKPKSIHIVEALPRTRNAKVMRRVIRSAYLGSDPGDLSALENPEAVIAIRGLADGRNE from the coding sequence ATGGGTCATAAGCCGGTTTGGTACCCGAATAAGACGGAGATGGAGCAAACGCGTCTATTTCGTTTCATGCATAAACACGGGTTCGACGATTATGACGCCTTTTATCGGCAATCGATCGGGGATATCTCCTGGTTCTGGGACGCGGTCGTTCAAGACATGGACATCGCATGGGAACGCAAATACGAACAGGTCGTAACGATGACCTCGGGAATCCGCTGGCCTTCCTGGTTTGTCGGGGGACGGCTCAATGCGGCCGACAATGCGGTCGACAAATGGCTGCAGGACGCTGCCGTATCGGCACGACAGGCGATCATCTGGGAGGGAGAGGACGGGGCAACGAGCAGCTTCACCTATCGCGAATTGGCGGAAGAGGTGAATGGTGCCGCGCATGGCTTGCGCCGATTAGGCATCCAACAAGGGGACCGCGTTGCTCTCTATATGCCGATGATTCCGGAGACCGTAGCGGCTCTGCTGGCCATTGCCAAGCTGGGTGCGATTTGCATTCCCGTGTATTCCGGTTACGGCGCGGATGCGGCGGCGAAACGTATCGCGGGAGCGGGCTGCAAGCTGATCCTAACCGCTGACGGCTATTATCGGCGCGGCAAAATCGTCCGGATGAAGGAGGAAGCCGATAAAGCGGCGGATGCGTCTGCCTCCGTGAGCAAAGTAGTCGTCGTTCGCCGGCTAGGCACGCCGGTTCCATGGCGGCAAGAGAGGGATGTCGAATGGACGTCGTTGACGGAAGGAGAAGGTTCGGAACACTCGAAAGCAGCGCCCTTCGATGCCGTGCCGATGAATAGCGGTGATCCGCTAATGATCCTGTATACCTCGGGAACGACAGGCGCGCCGAAAGGCATCGTCCATACGCATAGCGGCTTTCCGATCAAGGCGGCGTTCGATGCCGGCTACGCGATGGATTTTCGGCCCGGCAACGTCATGCTGTGGATCACGGACATGGGTTGGATGATGGGCCCGTTCCTCGTTTACGGCACTTTGTTCAATGCCGGAACGATGGTTTTGTACGAAGGAGTGCCGGATTTCCCGGGACCGGAACGATTGTTCGGTCTGGTTCAACGACATGCGGTCACTCATCTGGGTATCTCGCCGACGTTAATTCGCGGGATCATGAAGCATGGGGATGCGTGCTATCGGGATTGCGATATCTCGTCCCTGCGAGTCATCGGTTCGACGGGCGAACCTTGGAATCTCGAGCCATGGCTGTGGCTGTTCAATGAGGTTGGCAAAGGCCGCGTGCCGATCGTCAATTATTCGGGCGGAACGGAGATATCGGGCGGCATTCTGGGCAACGTGCTGCTCAAGCCAATTGCTCCGGTCGGTTTCAATTCGCCGATTCCCGGCATGTGCGCGGATGTCTGGTCGCAAGAAGGAAAGCCGGTTATCGGGGAAGTCGGGGAACTGGTGCTGAAGCGTCCTTGGCTCGGGATGGCAGGCGGATTCTGGCAGGAGCCTGAGCGGTATGAACATACGTATTGGTCGCGCTGGCCGGATATCTGGGTGCACGGAGATTGGGTTCACCGGGATGAGGACGGATATTGGACCATTACGGGCCGCTCCGACGATACGCTCAACGTGGCCGGCAAGCGGCTCGGACCGGCTGAGCTGGAATCGCTGCTCGTTGAACATCCGCAAGTGGCGGAAGCAGCGGTCATCGGGGTTCCCGATGAGACGAAGGGGGAGGCGGCCGTTTGCTTCGTCGTCGTGAATCAAGTGCTGTCTGAAGGGCGGCAATCGATGGAGTTAACGGCGGCGTTGTTTAATTGGATTGCCGAGCGTTTAGGGAAAGCTTTCAAACCGAAGTCGATTCATATCGTGGAAGCTCTGCCGCGCACGAGAAACGCCAAGGTCATGCGCAGAGTCATTCGTTCCGCCTACTTGGGAAGCGACCCGGGAGATCTATCTGCGCTGGAGAATCCGGAAGCGGTCATTGCGATCCGCGGACTGGCAGACGGACGCAACGAGTGA